In Streptomyces hawaiiensis, one genomic interval encodes:
- a CDS encoding GNAT family N-acetyltransferase, translating into MENISIRPARPAELAVVAALRWEWLVENGSQELGERENFGERENLGEREDFVRHFVTWAGENAGSHRCTVLVRDDRVIGMAWLAVVQRVPTPRAPRRASGDLQCVYVVPGARDGGLGGRLVQAVLDTARELGLERVTVHSSSRAIPAYARNGFQESPRLLQAQVTRS; encoded by the coding sequence ATGGAGAACATCAGCATCCGCCCGGCCCGGCCCGCCGAACTCGCCGTCGTGGCCGCCCTCCGGTGGGAGTGGCTCGTCGAGAACGGCTCGCAGGAACTCGGCGAACGAGAGAACTTCGGCGAACGCGAGAACCTCGGCGAACGCGAGGACTTCGTACGGCACTTCGTCACCTGGGCGGGGGAGAACGCCGGATCCCACCGCTGCACGGTGCTCGTCCGGGACGACCGGGTCATCGGCATGGCCTGGCTCGCGGTGGTGCAGCGGGTGCCCACGCCCAGGGCGCCGCGGCGGGCCTCCGGCGATCTGCAGTGCGTGTACGTCGTGCCCGGGGCACGGGACGGCGGGCTGGGCGGGCGGCTCGTCCAGGCCGTCCTGGACACAGCCCGCGAGCTCGGGCTGGAACGCGTGACCGTCCACTCCAGTTCCCGGGCGATCCCCGCGTACGCCCGCAACGGCTTTCAGGAGTCGCCCCGGCTGCTGCAGGCGCAGGTCACCCGCTCGTGA
- a CDS encoding TIGR03936 family radical SAM-associated protein: protein MQRIRLRYTKRGRLRFTSHRDFQRAFERALRRAEVPMAYSAGFTPHPKVSYANAAPTGTGSEAEYLEIALTAQRDPEQLRALLDESMPAGLDITEAVEARTSGLADRLTASVWELRLDGVPPEEARRAADAFNAAEAVEVQRLAKNGVRTFDARSAVASLEVRDLAETHSSQADRPTDQPCAILRLVVRHVTPAVRPDDVLSGLRAVADLAPPVPAAVTRLAQGLFDAETGTVTDPLAPDREAVEADSTAEPTAAATASA from the coding sequence GTGCAGCGCATCCGACTGCGTTACACCAAGCGCGGCCGCCTCCGGTTCACCAGCCACCGTGACTTCCAGCGCGCCTTCGAGCGTGCGTTGCGCCGTGCCGAGGTGCCGATGGCCTACTCGGCCGGCTTCACACCGCACCCGAAGGTGTCGTACGCCAATGCCGCACCCACCGGCACGGGCAGTGAGGCGGAGTACCTGGAGATCGCGCTCACCGCGCAGCGCGACCCGGAGCAGCTCAGGGCCCTCCTCGACGAGTCGATGCCCGCCGGGCTCGACATCACCGAGGCGGTCGAGGCCCGCACCTCGGGACTCGCCGACCGGCTGACGGCTTCCGTCTGGGAGCTCCGGCTGGACGGAGTGCCGCCGGAGGAGGCCCGCCGGGCGGCGGACGCCTTCAACGCGGCCGAGGCCGTCGAGGTCCAGCGCCTCGCCAAGAACGGCGTCCGTACGTTCGACGCCCGCTCCGCCGTCGCGAGCCTGGAGGTCCGCGACCTCGCGGAAACGCACAGTTCGCAGGCTGATAGGCCGACCGACCAGCCCTGTGCGATACTGCGGCTGGTTGTTCGGCACGTGACGCCTGCCGTACGACCCGACGACGTCCTGTCCGGTCTCCGCGCCGTGGCCGACCTGGCGCCGCCGGTCCCCGCAGCGGTGACCAGGCTGGCGCAGGGGCTGTTCGATGCAGAGACCGGCACGGTGACCGACCCGCTCGCGCCCGACCGCGAGGCAGTCGAGGCCGACTCAACGGCCGAACCGACTGCCGCCGCGACGGCGTCGGCGTAA
- a CDS encoding GAF and ANTAR domain-containing protein, giving the protein MDWRVFAREMASMARDLLAQESVDATLEHITRAATDHVAGCDAAGILLLHGKRVETLAPTHDLVVESDRLQERLAEGPCFDAARTSTEERVFRIADFTADQPRWPAYAAQARELGVGSMMGFLLYTEDEDLGALDLYSHHPGSFTDDSETAGWLLASHAAIAFSSARSHAQMEQAMTTRHVIGEAMGILMGGHRLTEEQAFEVLRRYSQEKNIKLREVARRVCEEGRLT; this is encoded by the coding sequence GTGGACTGGCGCGTGTTCGCACGGGAGATGGCCTCCATGGCGCGTGACCTGCTCGCCCAGGAGTCGGTAGACGCCACGCTCGAGCACATCACCAGAGCGGCCACGGATCACGTCGCGGGATGCGACGCGGCCGGCATCCTCCTCCTGCACGGCAAGCGCGTGGAGACGCTGGCCCCCACCCACGACCTGGTCGTCGAGAGCGACCGGCTCCAGGAGCGCCTCGCGGAGGGCCCCTGCTTCGACGCGGCCCGCACCAGCACCGAGGAGCGCGTGTTCCGCATCGCCGACTTCACCGCCGACCAGCCCCGCTGGCCCGCCTACGCCGCACAGGCCCGTGAACTGGGCGTGGGCAGCATGATGGGCTTCCTGCTCTACACCGAGGACGAGGACCTCGGCGCGCTCGACCTCTACTCACACCACCCGGGATCCTTCACGGACGACAGCGAGACCGCCGGCTGGCTGCTGGCCTCGCACGCGGCGATCGCCTTCTCCAGCGCCCGTAGCCACGCCCAGATGGAACAGGCCATGACCACCCGCCACGTCATCGGCGAGGCCATGGGCATCCTCATGGGCGGCCACCGCCTCACCGAGGAACAGGCCTTCGAGGTGCTGCGCCGCTACTCCCAGGAGAAGAACATCAAGCTCCGCGAGGTCGCCCGGCGGGTCTGCGAAGAGGGCCGCCTGACCTGA
- a CDS encoding helix-turn-helix domain-containing protein, producing the protein MPIAVDIDVMLAKRKMSVGELAERVGITPANLAVLKNGRAKAVRFSTLAALCEVLECQPGDLLRWETDGAPAPTPEPTMP; encoded by the coding sequence ATGCCCATCGCCGTCGACATCGACGTGATGCTGGCCAAACGCAAGATGTCCGTGGGCGAACTGGCGGAACGTGTCGGCATCACCCCCGCCAACCTGGCAGTCCTCAAGAACGGCCGTGCCAAGGCGGTCCGCTTCTCCACCCTCGCCGCGCTGTGCGAGGTGCTGGAGTGCCAGCCGGGAGATCTGCTGCGCTGGGAGACGGACGGGGCGCCCGCCCCTACGCCCGAGCCGACAATGCCCTGA
- a CDS encoding TIGR03960 family B12-binding radical SAM protein has product MPAEVAASVFPQLEALLPHVQKPIQYVGGELNSTVKDWDSCDVRWALMYPDAYEVGLPNQGVMILYEVLNEQQGVLAERTYSVWPDLEELMREHHVPQFTVDSHRPVKAFDVFGLSFSTELGYTNMLAALDLAGIPLEAKDRGLDDPIVLAGGHAAFNPEPIADFIDCAVIGDGEQAVLEITAIVRAWKAEGRPGGREELLFRLAKTGGVYVPGFYDVEYLPDGRIARVVPKRSGVPWRVSKHTVMDLDEWPYPKQPLVPLAETVHERMSVEIFRGCTRGCRFCQAGMITRPVRERSITGIGDMVEQGLKATGFEEVGLLSLSSADHTEIGDIAKGLADRYEDDKIGLSLPSTRVDAFNIDLANELTRNGRRSGLTFAPEGGSERIRKVINKMVSEEDLIRTVSTAYGNGWRQVKLYFMCGLPTETDDDVLQIADMATKVIAKGREVSRSNDIRCTVSIGGFVPKPHTPFQWAPQLSAEETDARLQKLRDKIRGDKKYGRSIGFRYHDGKPGIVEGLLSRGDRRIGAVIRAVYDDGGRFDGWREHFSYDRWMACADKALAPFGVDVDWYTTRERTYEEVLPWDHLDSGLDKDWLWEDWQDSLDETEVEDCRWTPCFDCGVCPQMDTQIQIGPTGKKLLPLTVKNAAPAPSGHGH; this is encoded by the coding sequence ATGCCTGCCGAAGTCGCTGCGTCGGTCTTCCCGCAGCTCGAAGCTCTGCTCCCGCATGTGCAGAAGCCGATCCAGTACGTCGGCGGAGAGCTCAACTCCACGGTCAAGGACTGGGACTCCTGTGACGTCCGCTGGGCGCTCATGTACCCGGACGCCTACGAGGTCGGTCTGCCCAACCAGGGCGTCATGATCCTCTACGAGGTGCTCAACGAGCAGCAGGGCGTCCTCGCCGAGCGCACCTACAGCGTCTGGCCCGACCTCGAGGAACTCATGCGGGAGCACCACGTCCCGCAGTTCACGGTGGACAGCCACCGGCCCGTCAAGGCCTTCGACGTGTTCGGCCTGTCCTTCTCCACGGAGCTGGGCTACACGAACATGCTGGCCGCCCTCGACCTCGCCGGCATCCCCCTGGAGGCCAAGGACCGCGGCCTGGACGACCCGATCGTCCTGGCCGGCGGCCACGCGGCGTTCAACCCCGAACCGATCGCCGACTTCATCGACTGCGCCGTGATCGGCGACGGCGAACAGGCGGTCCTGGAGATCACCGCGATCGTCCGCGCCTGGAAGGCGGAGGGCCGCCCCGGAGGCCGCGAGGAGCTCCTCTTCCGCCTGGCCAAGACGGGTGGGGTGTACGTCCCCGGCTTCTACGACGTCGAGTACCTGCCGGACGGCCGTATCGCCCGTGTCGTGCCGAAGCGCAGCGGGGTCCCGTGGCGGGTCTCCAAGCACACCGTCATGGACCTCGACGAGTGGCCGTACCCCAAGCAGCCGCTCGTCCCGCTGGCCGAGACGGTGCACGAGCGCATGTCGGTGGAGATCTTCCGCGGCTGCACCCGCGGCTGCCGTTTCTGCCAGGCCGGCATGATCACGCGCCCGGTGCGCGAGCGCTCCATCACGGGCATCGGCGACATGGTCGAGCAGGGCCTGAAGGCCACGGGCTTCGAGGAGGTCGGCCTGCTGTCCCTGTCCTCCGCCGACCACACGGAGATCGGCGACATCGCCAAGGGCCTCGCGGACCGCTACGAGGACGACAAGATCGGCCTGTCGCTCCCCTCCACCCGCGTGGACGCCTTCAACATCGACCTGGCGAACGAGCTGACCAGGAACGGCCGCCGCTCGGGTCTCACCTTCGCCCCCGAGGGCGGCTCGGAACGCATCCGCAAGGTCATCAACAAGATGGTCTCGGAAGAGGACCTGATCCGCACGGTCTCGACGGCGTACGGCAACGGCTGGCGCCAGGTGAAGCTGTACTTCATGTGCGGCCTGCCGACGGAGACCGACGACGACGTCCTCCAGATCGCCGACATGGCGACGAAGGTCATCGCCAAGGGCCGCGAGGTCTCCCGATCCAACGACATCCGCTGCACGGTCTCGATCGGCGGCTTCGTCCCCAAGCCGCACACGCCCTTCCAGTGGGCCCCGCAGCTCTCCGCCGAGGAGACGGACGCCCGTCTGCAGAAGCTGCGGGACAAGATCCGCGGCGACAAGAAGTACGGCCGCTCGATCGGCTTCCGCTACCACGACGGCAAGCCCGGCATCGTCGAGGGCCTCCTCTCCCGGGGCGACCGCCGCATCGGCGCGGTCATCCGCGCGGTCTACGACGACGGCGGCCGCTTCGACGGCTGGCGCGAGCACTTCTCGTACGACCGCTGGATGGCCTGCGCCGACAAGGCCCTCGCCCCGTTCGGTGTCGACGTCGACTGGTACACCACCCGCGAACGCACCTACGAGGAGGTCCTCCCCTGGGACCACCTCGACTCCGGCCTGGACAAGGACTGGCTCTGGGAGGATTGGCAGGACTCCCTCGACGAGACGGAGGTCGAGGACTGCCGCTGGACGCCGTGCTTCGACTGTGGGGTGTGTCCGCAGATGGACACCCAGATCCAGATCGGTCCGACGGGCAAGAAGCTGCTGCCCCTGACGGTCAAGAACGCGGCGCCGGCTCCCAGTGGGCACGGGCACTGA
- a CDS encoding Rne/Rng family ribonuclease yields the protein MLEPTEPTEGSEQNTPSDTLPPRRRRRAASRPAGPPTGASDAPVETVAPAIPAADAEELAADVAEADAVAADEADELEGAVAEADKAPEAVDSDEDAAPAGRKRRRAVRRASAPVGAPAAAEAAETVVPATAGTPGASEPDEAATPAASAEGSEDAAPKRTRRRATRTVTSPVAAPEAEAETAETVAAPAVADGPQPALVADGAAAGTAEGAEALEEAPEEAAPRRTRRRASRRASAPAGAPSAADAVEGNAEEAKAPVTENPAAEPDRASEATASETAAAEPARAAEVPAETAAEAAEPAEETGPRRRRRVVRRAAGGFAEPAQPAKGARGSKASARAVAADSDSESPSRPARPAVALFQAPVFTEPQFQTPERAAAAAAAEAVGAEEPQEAEESAPAEAQREEPTGGSRRRRRRRGAGDEPETQAPETDAADTADTAADEAEEADDSAEDQADGDDQDESEGIGSRRRRRRGGRRRRRGESAESDGEDAESEQTAAAQDAEDTAEEDDEDSEDATDHDESGGGGSSSSRRRRRRRRRAGDSGNDPEPSDDDPERTVVKVREPRPKAEPSDEVQSIKGSTRLEAKKQRRREGREQGRRRVPIITEAEFLARREAVERVMVVRQHGDRTQIGVLEDNVLVEHYVNKEQATSYVGNVYLGKVQNVLPSMEAAFIDIGKGRNAVLYAGEVNFEALGMAHGPRRIESALKSGQSVLVQVTKDPIGHKGARLTSQVSLPGRYLVYVPEGSMTGISRKLPDTERARLKTILKKIVPEDAGVIVRTAAEGASEDELRRDVERLQGQWEDIQKKAKNGGNAPTLLYGEPDMTVRVVRDIFNEDFSKVVVSGDEAWSTIHGYVSHVAPDLAERLSKWTSEVDVFATYRIDEQLAKALDRKVWLPSGGSLVIDRTEAMVVVDVNTGKFTGQGGNLEETVTRNNLEAAEEIVRQLRLRDLGGIIVIDFIDMVLESNRDLVLRRLLECLGRDRTKHQVAEVTSLGLVQMTRKRVGQGLLESFSETCVHCNGRGVIVHMEQPTAPGGGGKRKKRARAGAAEQPHVHEAAVETAEEEAETEAEVGAEVAEPLALPEPVFEPDEDLYSSAAEAEAAAGRGRSRRRASRRASAPAGSPRGEVAEPKAEQGRDKARRGRGRAEQAEAEVPTAQDVTAEQEVARPVQPETAAEAQAEPMAVEDPVVEAAQAAAAAPAAPVEEAAPKGRTRRRATRKVSAPAGSPAGAEAAVVTVAETAPAVSEAAETPEQAAQPEAVAEPPAESAAPARPRRRAVRKPTVSTASEETAVVVVPSAASEEPVSEEAPQASASDSDTTQEAAEESAPAKKTARKTAKKATAKKAATTKKTTAKKTAAKKTTAKKAAKTTKTAAKKTASKKTVAAEQSASSASSVSASTDEG from the coding sequence ATGCTCGAACCGACCGAACCCACAGAGGGTTCCGAACAGAACACTCCCAGCGACACCCTGCCGCCCCGGCGGCGGCGCCGTGCCGCGTCCCGCCCGGCTGGCCCGCCCACCGGCGCTTCCGACGCGCCGGTGGAGACCGTCGCGCCGGCCATACCGGCCGCCGATGCCGAGGAACTCGCGGCTGATGTCGCAGAGGCCGACGCCGTAGCGGCCGACGAGGCCGACGAGCTCGAGGGAGCCGTCGCCGAGGCCGACAAGGCTCCCGAGGCCGTCGACAGCGACGAGGATGCCGCGCCCGCCGGGCGTAAGCGGCGTCGCGCCGTGCGTCGTGCTTCCGCGCCCGTCGGCGCTCCGGCGGCCGCTGAGGCCGCCGAGACCGTGGTCCCGGCGACCGCCGGCACTCCCGGCGCTTCCGAGCCGGACGAGGCCGCCACACCCGCCGCGTCCGCCGAAGGGAGCGAGGACGCCGCTCCCAAGCGCACCCGGCGCCGCGCCACGCGCACCGTGACCTCGCCCGTCGCCGCTCCGGAGGCGGAGGCGGAGACGGCCGAGACGGTCGCGGCACCGGCCGTGGCCGACGGCCCGCAGCCGGCGCTCGTGGCAGACGGCGCCGCCGCAGGTACCGCCGAAGGTGCCGAGGCCCTTGAAGAGGCCCCTGAAGAGGCTGCTCCGCGTCGGACTCGCCGGCGTGCCTCACGGCGGGCGTCCGCGCCTGCCGGGGCGCCTTCCGCCGCGGACGCGGTGGAGGGGAACGCCGAGGAGGCGAAGGCACCTGTGACCGAGAACCCCGCCGCCGAACCCGACCGCGCGTCCGAGGCCACCGCCTCCGAGACCGCGGCCGCCGAGCCCGCCCGCGCTGCCGAGGTCCCTGCCGAAACCGCCGCCGAGGCCGCCGAGCCGGCCGAGGAGACCGGTCCGCGTCGCCGTCGCCGGGTCGTGCGCCGGGCCGCCGGCGGCTTCGCCGAGCCTGCCCAGCCCGCCAAGGGCGCGAGGGGCTCGAAGGCCTCCGCTCGCGCGGTCGCGGCCGACAGCGACAGCGAGTCGCCGTCGCGTCCGGCGCGACCCGCCGTCGCGCTGTTCCAGGCGCCCGTCTTCACCGAGCCCCAGTTCCAGACGCCGGAGCGGGCCGCTGCCGCAGCCGCCGCCGAGGCGGTCGGGGCCGAGGAGCCCCAGGAGGCGGAGGAATCCGCGCCGGCCGAGGCTCAGCGCGAGGAGCCGACCGGCGGCTCGCGCCGTCGGCGCCGTCGCCGCGGCGCCGGCGACGAGCCCGAGACCCAGGCCCCCGAGACCGACGCCGCCGACACCGCCGACACCGCCGCCGACGAGGCGGAGGAGGCCGACGACTCCGCCGAGGACCAGGCCGACGGCGACGACCAGGATGAGTCCGAGGGCATCGGCTCGCGCCGTCGCCGTCGCCGGGGCGGTCGCCGCCGCAGGCGTGGCGAGTCGGCCGAGTCCGACGGCGAGGACGCCGAGTCCGAGCAGACCGCCGCAGCGCAGGACGCCGAGGACACCGCCGAGGAGGACGACGAGGACTCCGAGGACGCCACCGACCACGACGAGTCCGGTGGCGGCGGCTCCAGCAGCAGCCGCCGGCGCCGTCGCCGCCGTCGCCGTGCCGGTGACTCCGGCAACGACCCCGAGCCCTCCGACGACGACCCGGAGCGCACGGTCGTCAAGGTCCGCGAGCCCCGACCCAAGGCCGAGCCGTCCGACGAGGTGCAGTCCATCAAGGGCTCGACCCGTCTGGAGGCCAAGAAGCAGCGCCGCCGCGAAGGCCGCGAGCAGGGCCGCCGGCGCGTCCCGATCATCACCGAGGCCGAGTTCCTGGCCCGCCGCGAGGCCGTCGAGCGCGTGATGGTCGTGCGCCAGCACGGCGACCGCACGCAGATCGGCGTCCTCGAGGACAACGTGCTCGTCGAGCACTACGTCAACAAGGAGCAGGCGACCTCGTACGTCGGCAACGTCTACCTCGGCAAGGTGCAGAACGTGCTGCCGTCGATGGAGGCCGCCTTCATCGACATCGGCAAGGGCCGCAACGCCGTCCTGTACGCCGGTGAGGTCAACTTCGAGGCGCTGGGCATGGCTCACGGGCCGCGGCGCATCGAATCCGCCCTGAAGTCCGGCCAGTCGGTGCTCGTCCAGGTGACGAAGGACCCCATCGGCCACAAGGGCGCCCGCCTGACCAGCCAGGTCTCCCTCCCGGGCCGCTACCTCGTGTACGTGCCCGAGGGCTCCATGACCGGCATCAGCCGCAAGCTGCCCGACACCGAGCGGGCCCGGCTGAAGACCATCCTCAAGAAGATCGTCCCCGAGGACGCGGGTGTCATCGTGCGCACCGCCGCCGAGGGCGCGAGCGAGGACGAGCTGCGCCGCGACGTGGAGCGTCTGCAGGGGCAGTGGGAGGACATCCAGAAGAAGGCGAAGAACGGCGGCAACGCCCCGACGCTGCTGTACGGCGAGCCGGACATGACCGTCCGGGTCGTGCGCGACATCTTCAACGAGGACTTCTCCAAGGTCGTCGTCAGCGGCGACGAGGCGTGGTCGACCATCCACGGGTACGTCTCGCACGTCGCGCCGGACCTCGCCGAGCGGCTGTCGAAGTGGACCTCCGAGGTCGACGTCTTCGCCACGTACCGGATCGACGAGCAGCTCGCCAAGGCCCTCGACCGCAAGGTGTGGCTGCCCAGCGGCGGTTCGCTGGTGATCGACCGGACCGAGGCGATGGTCGTCGTCGACGTCAACACCGGCAAGTTCACCGGCCAGGGCGGCAACCTCGAGGAGACGGTCACCAGGAACAACCTGGAGGCGGCCGAGGAGATCGTGCGTCAGCTGCGGCTGCGCGACCTCGGCGGCATCATCGTCATCGACTTCATCGACATGGTGCTGGAGTCCAACCGGGACCTGGTGCTGCGGCGCCTGCTGGAGTGCCTGGGCCGGGACCGTACGAAGCACCAGGTCGCCGAGGTGACCTCGCTGGGGCTCGTGCAGATGACCCGCAAGCGGGTCGGACAGGGCCTGCTGGAGTCCTTCTCCGAGACCTGCGTCCACTGCAACGGGCGTGGTGTCATCGTGCACATGGAGCAGCCGACGGCCCCCGGAGGCGGCGGCAAGCGTAAGAAGCGCGCGCGTGCCGGCGCCGCCGAGCAGCCGCACGTCCACGAGGCGGCCGTCGAGACCGCCGAGGAGGAGGCCGAGACCGAGGCCGAGGTCGGTGCCGAGGTCGCCGAGCCGCTCGCGCTGCCCGAACCGGTCTTCGAGCCCGACGAGGACCTGTACAGCAGCGCCGCCGAGGCGGAGGCCGCGGCCGGCCGTGGCCGGTCGCGACGCCGGGCGAGCCGGCGGGCGTCGGCTCCGGCGGGCTCCCCGCGTGGTGAGGTGGCGGAGCCGAAGGCCGAGCAGGGCAGGGACAAGGCCCGGCGCGGCAGGGGCAGGGCCGAGCAGGCCGAGGCCGAGGTGCCGACGGCTCAGGACGTGACCGCCGAGCAGGAGGTCGCCCGTCCGGTTCAACCGGAGACGGCCGCCGAGGCGCAGGCCGAGCCGATGGCCGTGGAGGACCCGGTGGTCGAGGCCGCGCAGGCCGCTGCTGCCGCTCCGGCCGCTCCGGTCGAGGAGGCCGCGCCCAAGGGCCGTACCCGTCGGCGGGCCACCCGCAAGGTGTCCGCTCCCGCCGGTTCTCCGGCAGGGGCCGAGGCGGCCGTGGTGACGGTCGCCGAGACCGCACCCGCGGTGTCCGAGGCCGCGGAGACGCCCGAGCAGGCCGCACAGCCCGAGGCCGTCGCCGAGCCGCCCGCCGAGA
- a CDS encoding DUF2975 domain-containing protein has protein sequence MGKVAVAALPGVLVVLLAGSLFVQAVMVPLLAVDMNGLKPEYAYLRTPIIVITILGVVTAQVVVVCVWRLVTMVRRGTVFSTAAFRYVHIVIGAFVAAALLVFALAVVLAPGEAVAPGVVLLLCGVVLAVLGVALIVLVLRMLLAQAVARDIEAAQMQAELEEVI, from the coding sequence ATGGGGAAAGTGGCCGTGGCGGCGTTGCCTGGGGTGCTCGTGGTGCTGCTCGCAGGGTCGTTGTTCGTGCAGGCGGTGATGGTGCCGCTGCTGGCGGTCGACATGAACGGGCTCAAGCCCGAGTATGCGTATCTGCGCACCCCGATCATCGTGATCACGATCCTGGGGGTCGTGACGGCCCAGGTCGTCGTGGTCTGCGTGTGGCGGCTGGTGACGATGGTGCGTCGCGGGACGGTGTTCTCCACCGCCGCCTTCCGCTACGTGCACATCGTGATCGGCGCGTTCGTGGCGGCCGCCCTGCTGGTCTTCGCGCTCGCGGTCGTGCTCGCACCGGGCGAGGCCGTCGCTCCCGGGGTGGTCCTGCTGCTGTGCGGGGTCGTTCTGGCCGTACTGGGCGTCGCGCTGATCGTGCTCGTGCTGCGGATGCTGCTCGCGCAGGCCGTCGCCCGCGACATCGAGGCGGCCCAGATGCAGGCCGAGCTGGAAGAGGTCATCTGA